A region of the Arthrobacter sp. FW306-07-I genome:
GGCGATGAGGAGGGCCAGGACGGCGGCCGGAACCATGGCGATGATGGCCCGCGGGTTGACGCCCTTCTTGTAGAAGTACGTTCCGTCAGGGGATGCCGTGTAGAGCTGCGGCACGTTGACCTTCCCGCGGCGGATGAGCCAGTAGTCGGCCATGACGACGCCGAACAGCGGGCCGAGCAGCGCACCGAGTCCACCGAGGAAGTACACGATGACCAGCGGGTTGTTGTAGAGGTTCCAGGGCAGGATGACCAAGCCGATCGTCGCTGAGACCATGGCGGCCTTGCGGAAGTTCAGCCGCTTGGGGAACAGGTTGGTCAGTGCGTAAACCGGGGCAACGAAGTTGGCCATGAGGTTCACGGCGATGGTCAGGATCAGCAGGGCAAGGCAGGCCAGGACCAGGAAGAGCGTGTTGGGGATGGTCTGGACAATGTCCGAGGGGCTCTTGATGATGGTGCCGTTGATCTTGAACTGGCCACCGGCCATGACCACCACAATGGCGCCGAAAACCAGCATGTTGATGGGGATGCCCCAAAAGTTGCCGCGCACCACAGCCTTCTTGGAGACTGCCGAGCGGGTGAAGTCGCAGAAATTCAGGACGAAGGTGCCGTAGATGGACACCCACAGGGCGCCGCCGGCGAAGATGGTGAGCCACATTTCCGGCCCTTCCAGCGCCTTGTCGGAGGACCAGGCGATGCTTCCGCCTGCCTCGACGAAGATCCAGATGGCCATGGCGGCCATGGTGGCAAGAATGACCGGGCCGGCGAAGGCCTCATACTTGCGGATCATCTCCATACCGAAGCTGACGATCACCAACTGCACCACCCAAAGGGTCACAAACGCCATCCAGCCCAGGGTGGACAGGCCCAGGATGGAGTCTTTGTCCATGTCCGCCAACGCGGGGAACATGGCCACGAGCATCACGCGGAACACCACGGATGCGAGGTAGGTCTGGATGCCGAACCAGGCCACGGCCACTGCGCCGCGGAGGAGGCTGGCGATCTGGGCGCCCCTGATGCCGAAGCTGATTCGGCTCATGACCGGGAAGGGAACACCGGTCTTGACGCCCATGAATCCGGACAGCGTCAGGAGGCCGAACAACAGCGCCGCGCCGATGCCGAGGGCCATGAGGATCTGCCACCCGCCCAGCCCCAAGGCGAACAGCCCGATGGCGAAGGCGTAGTTGCCCAGGCTGTGCACGTCGTTGGCCCACAAGGTGAAGATGCTGTAACTGGTCCAGCTGCGGCCGGCGCGCTTGGTGGGGGCAAGATCGGAGTTGTACAGGGAAGGGCTGATGCTCGTGCCCGAGGCTGCGCTTGCTGATTCGCACAAGGCTTCAACGCTTCCGGGGGTATGTACTGCGGGGGCTGACGGCGCTGCCAGGCCCTGCTCAGCAGTAACGCCCGCCGTGGGAGGGGTTTGCATAAGGGTCTCAATTCGTTGGGAATCCGGGTGGTGAGGCCGACTGGGGAGTCGTTTCTGTTATTCCACATACCGGAAACGAGATATTGAATAGTGAAAATAATGGTATGACTTGGGTCACTGCGGGTCAAGGGCCACGGGCACCCCCGGCCGGTCATAATACGTTGATTCGCTCCAACCCGCCGCTGCGGCCGGTTGGTGGCGGCTATCACGTTGACCCTGGACACGCCTCCTACTAATCTCGTCTAGCAATATTGTTTTCTCACAATACGAAAACATGAGGCCAAGCATTCAAAGATGAAAAGAGGCTGCCGTGGCTGCAGGAGAAGAGACCTCCCATATCCTCAGCGGGTTGACTAACCAGCTGCCTGATCGTGATCCGGAAGAGACTGCCGAGTGGGTTGAGTCCCTGGATGCGTTGATCAGGGAACAGGGTACCGAGCGTGCCCAATACATCATGCGGAGCCTGCTGCAGCGCGCGGGCGCGCAGAGCGTGGGTGTGCCGATGGTGACCACCACCGATTACGTGAACACGATCCCGGTGGACCAGGAAGCAGAGTTCCCGGGCAACGAGGAGTACGAACGCCGCTACCGGGCCTACATGCGGTGGAACGCCGCGGTCATGGTGCACCGGGCGCAGCGGCCCGATATCGGCGTCGGCGGGCACATCTCCACCTACGCCGGCGCGGCGACCCTGTACGAGGTCGGGTTCAACCACTTCTTCCGCGGCAAGGATCACCCCGGCGGCGGGGACCAGGTCTTCTTCCAGGGCCACGCCTCCCCCGGCATGTACGCCCGGGCATTCATGGAAGGCCGGCTCTCCGAGGAAGACATGGACGGGTTCCGGCAGGAAAAGTCCCGCCAGGGCCACGCCCTGTCCTCCTACCCGCACCCGCGCCTGATGCCGCACTTCTGGGAATTCCCCACCGTGTCCATGGGCATCGGGCCGATGAACGCGATCTACCAGGCCCAGAACAACCGCTACCTGCACAACCGCGGCCTGAAAGACACCTCCGACCAGCAGGTCTGGGCGTTCCTGGGCGACGGGGAAATGGACGAGCCCGAGTCCCGCGGCCTGCTCCAGCTCGCCGCGAACGAGAACCTGGACAACCTGAACTTCGTGATCAACTGCAACCTCCAGCGCCTGGACGGGCCGGTCCGGGGCAACGGCAAGATCATGCAGGAACTCGAAGCGTTCTTCCGCGGCGCGGGCTGGAACGTGATCAAGGTCGTCTGGGGCCGGGAATGGGATGACCTGCTCACCCGCGACACCGACGGCTCCCTGGTGAAGATCATGAACGAAACCGTCGACGGGGACTACCAGACCTACAAGGCCGAATCCGGCGGGTTCGTCCGCGAACACTTCTTCGGCAAAACCCCGCAAACCAAAGACCTCGTCGCGGACCTGACCGATGACCAGATCTGGAACCTCAAACGCGGCGGCCACGACTACCGCAAGGTCTACGCCGCCTACAAGGCCGCCACCGAATTCAAGGGCAAACCCACCGTCATCCTCGCCCACACCGTCAAGGGCTACGGCCTCGGCCCCCACTTCGAAGGCCGCAACGCCACCCACCAGATGAAAAAACTCACCATCGGGGATCTCAAGGAGTTCAGGGACTACCTGCGCATTCCCATCTCGGATGAGCAGCTCGACGCCGATCCGTACCGGCCTCCCTACTACCACCCCGGATTCGATGCACCCGAAATTGCCTATCTCCTCGAACGAAGGAGGGCACTGGGCGGCTCCGTTCCTGAGCGCCGCGGCGGACACCAGCCCGTGGAACTGCCGGATGCGAAGTCTTATGAGGTGGCCAAACGCGGTTCGGGCAAGCAAATGGCGGCCACCACGATGTCATTCGTGCGCCTGCTGAAGGATTTGCTCAGGGACAAGAAATTCGGGAACCGGATTGTGCCCATCGTGCCGGATGAGTCCCGCACCTTCGGCATGGACGCGTTCTTCCCCACGGCGAAGATCTACAACCCCAAGGGCCAGAATTACTTGTCGGTGGACCGTGACCTGGTCCTGGCGTACAAGGAGTCCCCCGCGGGCCAGCTGATCCACCCCGGCATCAACGAAGCCGGCGCCGTGGCAGCGTTCACCGCCGCCGGAACCTCCTACGCCACCCACGGCATCCCCCTGGTCCCGGTCTACGTGTTCTACTCCATGTTCGGCTTCCAACGCACCGGCGACGCCTTCTGGGCAGCAGCGGACCAAATGACCCGCGGCTTCATCATCGGCGCCACCGCAGGACGGACCACCCTCACCGGCGAAGGCCTCCAGCACGCCGACGGCCACTCCCCCCTGCTGGCCTCCACCAACCCCGCCGTACTCACCTACGACCCCGCCTACGGCTACGAAATCGGACACATCGTCCGCTCCGGCCTGGAACGGATGTACGGGGCAGAGTCCGAAGGACACGACGGCGACAAGAACGTCATGTACTACCTCACCGTGTACAACGAACCCATCATCCAGCCCGCAGAACCGGAGAACCTCGACGTCGAAGGCGTCATCAAGGGCATCTACCTGCTCGCCCCGGCAAAGGCCGCAGGACTGAACGAAAGCAGTCCCCGCACCCAGATCCTCGCCTCCGGCGTCTCCGTACCCTGGGCCCTCGAAGCCCAGCGCGTGCTGGCCGATGACTGGAACGTCTCCGCCGACGTGTGGTCCGTGACTTCCTGGAACGAACTGCGCCGCGACGGCCTCGCCGCCGAAGAAGAAGCCTTCCTCAACCCCGGCCAGCCCGCCCGCGTCCCCTTCGTCGCCCAGCAACTCGAAGGAGCCACCGGCCCCATCGTCGCCGTGTCCGACTACATGAAGGCAGTCCCGGACCAGATCCGGCAGTTCGTCCCCAACGAATTCGCCACCCTCGGCGCCGACGGCTTCGGCTTCTCCGACACCCGCGCAGCAGCCCGCCGCTACTTCAAGAACGACACCCACTCCATCGTGGTGAAAGTGCTGCAAATGCTGGCGGCGAGGGGCGAAGTTGAGGAGGATGCGCCGTCATACGCCATTGACCGGTACAAGCTCCTGGACGTCAACGCCGGCACCACGGGCGGGGCGGGCGGCGACGCCTGAGAAGCACCGCCAGGAGCAGTCGGGACAGTCTCCGTGGGAGGCTGCCCCGACTGCTTTGGCATTGGCTAGGGTGCAGCTATGAGGAACGCGGAGCATCTGAGGGTCCCGGCCAGGCCTGTCACGGGAGTACTCCTGGCGGCCGGGGCCGGGACGCGTCTGGGTCTGGGACCGAAAGCCCTGCTGCCCTACCGGGGCCGGCCGCTGGTGGAGTCCGTCGGCAATGCACTGCTTGAGGGCGGCTGCCGGGAAGTAGTGGTGGTCCTCGGCGCAGGAGCGTCTGAAGTTCAGGCAGCTGCCAGCCTCGACCGCTTCCGCGTGGTGGACAACGCGGACTGGCAGACGGGCATGGGCAGCTCATTCCTGCTCGGGAACCACGCCGCGAACCCCGGAAGCCACCTGTTGATAGCCCTTGTGGACCAGCCCGGACTGACCCCGGAGACTGTCCGGCGGCTGTTAGCCGCCCATCGTCCGGGGCGTGTCACGGCGGCGGCCTACCGCCGCGCGCCGTCCGACGGCGGGCTGCCGGATACCCGAAGCCACGCGGGCGACGCTGGCCGCGGAGACTGTGTTGAGCCAAAGGAGACCGCAGGAGGGAACGAAAACACACAGCAGGAGAACAGGTCACGACAGCCAGGATTCGGCCGCCACGGAAACAACCGCGGGCAAGCGGGCCAACTTCACCGCGGGCACCCCCTGCTCATCGACGCCTCGCTGCGCGAGGCAGTGTGCGCAACGGTAACGGGTGACGCCGGCGCGCGCGGCTTCCTGCGTTCCCATCCTGACCTTGTGGACGAGGTGGACTGCAGCGACCAGTCCAGCGGCGAGGACGTGGATACGCCGGACCAGCTGGGCCTTCTTCAGTAGCAGTCGAGCTCCACAGGCACCGGT
Encoded here:
- a CDS encoding nucleotidyltransferase family protein encodes the protein MRNAEHLRVPARPVTGVLLAAGAGTRLGLGPKALLPYRGRPLVESVGNALLEGGCREVVVVLGAGASEVQAAASLDRFRVVDNADWQTGMGSSFLLGNHAANPGSHLLIALVDQPGLTPETVRRLLAAHRPGRVTAAAYRRAPSDGGLPDTRSHAGDAGRGDCVEPKETAGGNENTQQENRSRQPGFGRHGNNRGQAGQLHRGHPLLIDASLREAVCATVTGDAGARGFLRSHPDLVDEVDCSDQSSGEDVDTPDQLGLLQ
- a CDS encoding NCS1 family nucleobase:cation symporter-1 is translated as MQTPPTAGVTAEQGLAAPSAPAVHTPGSVEALCESASAASGTSISPSLYNSDLAPTKRAGRSWTSYSIFTLWANDVHSLGNYAFAIGLFALGLGGWQILMALGIGAALLFGLLTLSGFMGVKTGVPFPVMSRISFGIRGAQIASLLRGAVAVAWFGIQTYLASVVFRVMLVAMFPALADMDKDSILGLSTLGWMAFVTLWVVQLVIVSFGMEMIRKYEAFAGPVILATMAAMAIWIFVEAGGSIAWSSDKALEGPEMWLTIFAGGALWVSIYGTFVLNFCDFTRSAVSKKAVVRGNFWGIPINMLVFGAIVVVMAGGQFKINGTIIKSPSDIVQTIPNTLFLVLACLALLILTIAVNLMANFVAPVYALTNLFPKRLNFRKAAMVSATIGLVILPWNLYNNPLVIVYFLGGLGALLGPLFGVVMADYWLIRRGKVNVPQLYTASPDGTYFYKKGVNPRAIIAMVPAAVLALLIAFVPGLAAAAPFAWFFAAGIAATLYFFIADRNQRLEDHDGEAIAVVSTH
- the aceE gene encoding pyruvate dehydrogenase (acetyl-transferring), homodimeric type — its product is MAAGEETSHILSGLTNQLPDRDPEETAEWVESLDALIREQGTERAQYIMRSLLQRAGAQSVGVPMVTTTDYVNTIPVDQEAEFPGNEEYERRYRAYMRWNAAVMVHRAQRPDIGVGGHISTYAGAATLYEVGFNHFFRGKDHPGGGDQVFFQGHASPGMYARAFMEGRLSEEDMDGFRQEKSRQGHALSSYPHPRLMPHFWEFPTVSMGIGPMNAIYQAQNNRYLHNRGLKDTSDQQVWAFLGDGEMDEPESRGLLQLAANENLDNLNFVINCNLQRLDGPVRGNGKIMQELEAFFRGAGWNVIKVVWGREWDDLLTRDTDGSLVKIMNETVDGDYQTYKAESGGFVREHFFGKTPQTKDLVADLTDDQIWNLKRGGHDYRKVYAAYKAATEFKGKPTVILAHTVKGYGLGPHFEGRNATHQMKKLTIGDLKEFRDYLRIPISDEQLDADPYRPPYYHPGFDAPEIAYLLERRRALGGSVPERRGGHQPVELPDAKSYEVAKRGSGKQMAATTMSFVRLLKDLLRDKKFGNRIVPIVPDESRTFGMDAFFPTAKIYNPKGQNYLSVDRDLVLAYKESPAGQLIHPGINEAGAVAAFTAAGTSYATHGIPLVPVYVFYSMFGFQRTGDAFWAAADQMTRGFIIGATAGRTTLTGEGLQHADGHSPLLASTNPAVLTYDPAYGYEIGHIVRSGLERMYGAESEGHDGDKNVMYYLTVYNEPIIQPAEPENLDVEGVIKGIYLLAPAKAAGLNESSPRTQILASGVSVPWALEAQRVLADDWNVSADVWSVTSWNELRRDGLAAEEEAFLNPGQPARVPFVAQQLEGATGPIVAVSDYMKAVPDQIRQFVPNEFATLGADGFGFSDTRAAARRYFKNDTHSIVVKVLQMLAARGEVEEDAPSYAIDRYKLLDVNAGTTGGAGGDA